A section of the Triticum dicoccoides isolate Atlit2015 ecotype Zavitan chromosome 7A, WEW_v2.0, whole genome shotgun sequence genome encodes:
- the LOC119333595 gene encoding probable inactive poly [ADP-ribose] polymerase SRO2, translating into MKRKRGEPELEYGASSEVDERSNESSDKMQGQLLAAARGADGGNAKFAWYGAPSVDVAAAAVEHGFGRMNNRVLLHRAHGDDVHLSLPRSPYASAMLANADENGEAHIMLCRVMLGRPEAIPAGSSKLHPSSDNYDSAIDNMQNPQWYVVWGKDMNMRILPEYVVSFKCPNLHQMQGSSGANSTLKKPSPVAHDMFPTLLAEIQWFMPSSKLQTLQGTYNCFKPAAMKSSIEKGLQKMILASQISRSGSKPVPGGFQWITNTRN; encoded by the exons ATGAAGAGGAAGAGAGGCGAGCCTGAGCTGGAGTACGGGGCCTCGTCCGAGGTGGATGAGAGGTCCAACGAGAGCAGCGACAAGATGCAGGGCCAGCTCCTAGCCGCTGCGCGCGGCGCCGACGGGGGCAATGCCAAGTTCGCGTGGTATGGCGCTCCATCGGTGGAtgtggccgcggcggcggtggagcacggGTTCGGCAGGATGAACAACCGGGTCCTTCTCCATCGCGCGCACGGCGACGACGTCCACCTCTCGCTGCCTCGGTCTCCTTATGCCAG CGCAATGCTAGCAAATGCAGATGAGAACGGCGAGGCGCATATCATGTTGTGCCGTGTTATGTTGGGCCGGCCAGAGGCCATCCCGGCCGGGTCCTCCAAGCTCCACCCCAGCAGTGACAATTACGACAGTGCCATCGACAACATGCAGAACCCACAGTGGTATGTTGTTTGGGGCAAGGACATGAACATGAGGATCCTCCCAGAGTACGTCGTCAGCTTCAAGTGTCCCAACCTCCATCAGATGCAAG GATCATCGGGAGCGAACTCCACGCTAAAGAAGCCTTCGCCGGTGGCTCATGACATGTTTCCGACGCTTCTAGCAGAGATCCAGTGGTTCATGCCATCTTCCAAGCTACAGACATTGCAGGGGACCTACAATTGCTTCAAG CCAGCTGCAATGAAGTCCTCCATAGAGAAGGGTTTGCAGAAAATGATCTTGGCATCCCAGATAAGCAGGTCGGGGTCAAAGCCGGTGCCCGGGGGATTTCAATGGATCACCAACACGAGAAACTGA